The genomic region CAGCAATTTCCTCTTCAGAAATTTCCTCTATTTTTTCTATCCCTTTACTAGAAGAACCAATTACATAACCTTTATTCCCAATTTTCAATAAAATTATGGAATTATCCTTAGATATGTTTGTCCTTTCTAGAACTTTTATATATTTCCCTTGATTAATCTTATTTAATTTACTGTTACTAATTTTTATAAGTATAAACATCAATCCAAAAACTACTATTAAAGCAAATAGTAATTTTATCATTAATACTGCTAATTCCATTAACATTCTACCTTCTATTATTGAACTATAATTTCGCTAATATAAACATCAATAAGCCTTCCTGAAGTTAACTTAGCATTTATTCTTTCTAATAATGTACCTTTTAGTATAGCTTCATTTGCCGGCTCAAAATCCTTTGCCTTACAAGATTTAAAATAAAAATTTGCTATATCCTTAATTGCAACTGCTTTTTCAGTTAATTCTGCAGCTAGATCTTTATTTAATGTATCGTAACTTATAGATAAATTAAGCTTAACATATCTTCTTTCTTTTTCATCACTTAAATTAACAAAAATCTCGCCAACTTCATAATAAGCTTCTTTAATATATACTGGTTCATTTGCAGCACTTTTATTCATTGCAAAATATGTACCAGCAAAAACTCCTCCTCCAATTGCTGCTATTATTACAAAGATTATTAAAAATAATTTTCCCATACTCTTTTTATCTTCTTTATTCTTAGCCATTATTTTCACCCTCCTGAGATGTTATTATCAAAATATTAACTCTTCTATTTTTAGCCATATTTTCATAAGTATCATTTGGCGCAACTGGGTGATATTCACCGTATCCAGAAGCACTGAACCTAGTTGGATCAAGCCCTCTTGCTTCAACAAAATATCTTACAACATTTACTGCTCTATCTGCAGACAATTCCCAGTTAGAAGGAAAGTCATATGTGTTTATTGGAATATTATCTGTATGCCCCTCTACTAAAATATCATTATCCAAATTACTTAATAAATCACTTACCTTATTCAAAATCATCTTACTATCTTCTCTTAGCTGGGAGCTAGCAGATTCAAATAATATATTATCCTTTAATTGTACAAGAACTCCTCTCTCATTATCTTCAATAGTAACAATATCTTTAAGTTCCTGGTTATTGCTTAGAAAATCTTTTGCTTCTTTATATGTCTGTTCTTTCTTTGTTAAGACACCTTCACCCTCTATGTCTGATTCTCCACCTATTAATGGAACTTCTCCATCATATAAATCAAATTGAAGTATAGAGCTCCCACCACCATTTAAAGCTTCTAAAACTACTTTACTAGCACTTTCATTATTTTGGGAAGTTATTACAAATAGTAAGACAAAAAATGTCATAAGTAATGTAACTGTATCAGAATAAGTAGACATCCACTCATTTCCACTAAGTCCTTCACTTTTCTTTTTTTCTCTTGCCATTAAATAACAACCCCTTTGTCATTCTCAACATTATTTTGTAAATACTCTAGCTTTTCTTTTGGAGGTAAATATGTAATAAGTTTTTCTTCTACTATTCTTGGGTTTACACCGGATTGTATTGCAAGAATTCCCTCTAACATCATTTCCTTCTCTTCTACTTCCTTATTATTTTTTTGTTGTAAATTTGTATATATTGGAAGACATATCATATTGGCAATAACTGATCCATAGAAAGTTGTTATTAAAGCAACTCCCATCCCCTTTGTAATATTCGCTATATCACTTACATTGGCAAGCATTTGAATAAGTCCAATAAGTGTTCCAAGCATACCAAAGGCTGGAGCGTATGCCCCCCAAGTTTGGAACATTCCTGCACCTCTTTCGTGTCTTGCTTGCATCTCTGCTATTTCTAATTCTAATATTTCTCTTATCAACTCTGGTTCCACACCATCAACAACCATTTGAAGTCCCTTTTTAATAAATGGATCTTCCATAGCATTTATTTCATCTTCTAAAGATAATAAACCCTCTCTTCTTGCTTTCTTTGAAATATCAGTAAATTGTACTATAATTTCTTTTGGAGAAGAGTTAGCTTCTTTAAAAGCCTGCATAAAAACTTTGCCAATATTTTTCACTTCAGATAATGTATAAGTCATCAATAATGCAGAAATTGATCCGCCTCCTGTTATCAATAAAGAAGCAAAATCCCAGAACAACATTAGTGGTCCTCCTTCAACTATACCATATACCACTAGTGCTATACCAAGAACCAAACCTACTCCGGTTAAAATATCTGTTTTCTTCATATAATCTGCCTCCCACTATAACCTATATGTAACAATTTTATTTTTATATTTTAGGACTTCGTCTACTACTTCTTCTACACTTTCTAACACTATATATTTCTTTCCATTTGTAAGGGTTATTAAAGTTTCAGGTACTTCTTCAATTTTTTCAATATGATCAGCATTTAATACAAATTTTTTATTATTCATAGCTGTTACTTCTATCATAAAAACACCCCATTATATCAATTGATAATTGACAATTGACAGTTGTCAATTGTCAATTATTCATTGTTTTAACTATCTTTTTAAGTTTATTATTTCTTGAAGGATTTCGTCTCCAGTAGTTATCATTTTTCCAGCCGCTTGGAAAGCTCTACTTGCTACAATCATATCTGTAAATTGTTCTGCTAAATCAACGTTTGACATTTCAAGCATACCTTGATTTGTTGAGCCGTAACCACTTGAGTTATCATCTTCGATTGTTCCAACACCACTCTTAATAACAGCTTCACCTGAGTTTACAGAAGCACTATACATATTTCCACCATTCTTAGTTAGACCTTCTGCATTTCTAAAAGAAGCTAATGCTATTTGGCCAAGTGCAGCAACTCTACCATCCTCTAAAACACCGTTAATAATACCATTTATATCTATAGTAAAACTCTTAACTCTCAATTCTTCATCTGAGCCCGGCATTTTAACTTTTTCAGGAATTCTTAAAGTTTTTAATTCACCATCATAAGCTTTTAGATCTAAAGTTGCATCTACGAAATAAACATTCCCATTATCATCTATACTTTCTGCTGGGGTACCTCCAGTTATTATTCCTGATGGACCGTTTGTAGTAATAGTATTTAAATTTGCATTATCAGAAGAAACTTTTACACTTTGTGATATTCCTGCTTTAGATAAAGCTTTATTTACTGCTACTTCAATTTGTGCAGTTGTTAAAGCATTTTCAGTTGTAAAATCTCCATTAATTGTGATTGTCTTAGTATTATTATCTACTTCTGCTGATGTAACTGTACCAGCATCTCTTGTACCTATAACAAATCTATAACCATTTAATTGAGAACCAGGTCCAAAATTAAACTTTAAACTGTTATCAACATCATCTATTGTTACTTCCCCTGGTGAAAGTGCTGTTGGAGTTTTTGAATTGTCATCATTAGTTAACGAATATCCAAGTATTCTATAACCATTAGCGGTTAATAGGTTCCCTTCTTCGTCTAATGTAAAAGCTCCGTCTCTAGTATAGAATATTTCACTAGCTGATTCTACGCCTTGTGCAACAAAATTATGTGTTCCTACCTTATGATTTACTTTCAAAGAATCATCAAATACTGTTGGCCCTTTACTTACCATAAAGTAACCTGTACCATCGATTGCAACATCTAAAGCTCTGTTAGTAGGCTGCATTGAACCTTGAGTCATAATATTAGCAATACTAGCCAATTGTACTCCAAGACCAACTTGTTTAGCATTTGTTCCCCCTTGCTTAATTGAAGGAGCCATTGCATCAGAAATATTTTGACTTAACATATCACTAAATCTTGCTGTTGAAGATTTAAATGCTGTTGTTCCTACATTTGATATATTATTACCTATAACATCTAGTTTAGTTTGATTTACTTTCATACCGCTAATCCCGGAATATAATGATTTTAACATAATTGACCTCCTAAATATTTTATTTTCTTACTTCTGTCATTCCATAAGAATAAGCTTCCTATTTTAGGTCCAGCTTATAAAAGAACTACACTATCAACATTTGTAAAGATATTCTCCTTTGATCTTTCCTTTTCAACCGCAGTAATTAAGGTCTTATTTTCAATGCTGGCTATCAATGCTACATCTTTATATAACATCACTGAATTTCTTGAGCCCTTATTTTCAGCCAGCTTAAAACCTCTGCCAATGGCCTTCATATCTTCAGAAGTAAAATTTAGACCACTTAATCTTTCTGCAGCATGTTTAGATATTGTGTAATCACTTTGAGTTTTAGTTATTTCATTTTTTAAAACATCATTGAAATTTAACTTATCTTTTTTATTTAAATTACTAGCACCAGCATCCTCTGGCAATTGAAAATTACCAACAGGATAAGCTCTGCCATTTATTACTCTAAAGCCCATGAAATCACCTGCTTTTTACTCACTATTAAATTATCAACTATAATTTTATCCCTACAGCTCTTCAACACTTCCTACAGCCTTAGTAATTTTCTCAAAATTAAATTCTTTAATTTCACCAGTTCCATCTAATTTAACTCTAACATTTATTGTGTTTCCGTCTCTTAATACTCCTAGAACTTGTCCAACTAAATTATTACCATCATCATCTTTTTCGCTTAATTCTACAAATTTATTAATAAGTGAAGTTGCTGTTAAAAAGGATGTATTTCTATTAAGATTTATTAATGAAGCTTGAGTAGTATCTTCTACATCTAATACTGAAGCAACACTGGACAAATCAAAATCCTTATATACATTTTTTCCATCTTCATTAACTTCAACAGATATGGTTGTTCCATAAGCAGTAGTTGTAACCGCCCTTACTATACCCGTATATTGAACACCTTGATTATCATATGCATTTAATACAACTCCTCTTCCAATCATTGCATTATTTGCATAATTTGTCATAGTACTATTTAAATTACTCAATTGTTCCATTTGTGCAAATTGTGCCATTTGTGTAACATATTGAGTTGAATCTACATTTCCAGTAGGATCTAGATTTGAAAGTTCTGCTGCAAGAATAGTTAAGAATGCATTTTTATTCATTTCTTCGCCTGGTTTTACAATTCTAGTTCCTCTGTCAGTTGCTCTATTAATATTATAATTATTTATACTAGTAGTCATTATCTCCCTCCTAAGCTAGGATATTTAAATTATTATCCATTATCTGAAGATCTATTTCTTCTTCTAGCTCTCCTTCTGAATATATTCCAGTAACTTTATTATCAGATTTTTTATTTTGCGAAGAAGAATTTTGCTTTTCACCACTAAAGAATGTAGTATCTTCATTGTAAATATTTATTGATACCTCTTGAATTTTTATATTTTGCTCTTGTAAATTATTTCTTATTTCTTGAAGATTTGCATTTAACAAATTATAAGTTTCCTTAGAAGTAGCTCTAAGTTCTGCCTTCATTATACCTTCTTCCGAAATAATTTTAATTGTTAGTTCTCCAAGTTCCTTAGGATAAATCTTAATACTTAATTCTTCCATATTATTCTTAATCATGTATTTAACACTTTGAATAATATCAGAATTAAAAGTATGCCTATAGATTCCCTTCGGCTCAACAATAATTTCACTAGGATTTTGAATAGATTTATTAACTGAAGCTAATAAACTAGCAAAGGAATTCTTATCATCTTCTCCTAAAATCTTTAATAATAGCTTATCTTCTTCAGCAATTTCATCCTTTAAATTAAATTCATATCCATCTTCATTAGCTTCATTATTAGAAGCTATCCTTATGGATATAGGAGACATTAACTCATGAGAATTATCAAACTTTGAAGCTTCCTCATTATTTTTAATAGAAGTTAAGGCCTTCATTAATTCTGTCTTTTCATCCTTATTCATAGAATTAACCATAGAAGTTATATCTTCTTGTGAAAGTGAATTAACTATCTCTATTAACTTATCATTAAGGTTATCAACTTTTAAATTAAATGCAGTGTCTTCTTCTAAAGAATTATTATTTTCTAATGCCTCTATTAATAAACCTTTAATTATTTCTAAATTATCAATAATGCTTGTTGCTTCATTTAAATTAGAATTTTTCTTATCTAAATTAGCTGCTATATTTATTGCATCATTTAAAACAGCACTATTCCTTTCATTCCCATAAAATAGTTCATTTAGTATTCCTTCTATACCATTATCAATAATTTGATTGTTATCATTGAAAATACTTTCTCCGTTAATATCGAAATTTGTAATAAAAGATTTATTATCATTTTCTACATTGATATCAAGACAATTACTATCACTAATAATTAAATTATTATAAGAATTTTCATTGATAGAATTGTCATTATAAAGTAAATTAGATAATAAAATTAATACATCTGAAATACTTTTTAAATCTACTTCCTCTTCATCAAAATTTTCATCTATAACCTTAACTACTTTTTCGATAACTTCTTCCAGAGACTTCTTATCAACAACAATTTCTTTTTCAACTGTATCTTGTTTTAATTCATTTTTTTCTCTAGACACAACTGCTTTTTCGCTTTTGAATTTAATCCCTCTTTCATTAACTTCCTTGTTCAATAAGTCATTAAAGCTATTTTTATCCTTAATTTCATTATTTGAGATTTTAGAGCTATTTGATTTTAAATCTGTATTTTGAATATTAATTTTAAGCTGATTTAATATATCTAAGTTCACCATTTTTTCACCTCCTTTCAAAGTTAATTGTCCAAAGACAATTAATAATTCACCCTTTAAGATGCATAATGCAAAATCATGTTAACATTAATATTTAATTGTGAATTGATTTGTTATTTCTAACGTAAGCATACAATGCCATTTCATCTAGCTGTAATTGCTCAATCCTGTCTAATTCTTTATAATATGCCACTTTCTTTTTTTCTTTCAAAATATCAACTGTTTTTCTTTCAATTTGCTTCTCTATTAATTCTTTTCTTTTTATATCAAGTTCTTTTGTTTTTGCAATAAGTTCTTTTTCTGTTTGTTCTATTCCTTTATTTAAGGCGAATAAATAATTTTTTTTAATTTTTTGATATATCAAGTCTTCACCTGGACGAATACCATTGTATTTTTCATAATTTTCTTTTAGAGCATCCAGCCTTTGCTCAGTTTCCTGCTTCTCTTTTTGAGTTTTAGTGAATTTTCTTTTACTTTCCTCTTCTTTTTCTTTTCTTATATCAAGAAGTTTTTCTAAACTGAATTTGAATTTTTGTGCCATTATTTATCACCTTTTAATTATTAAATATTGAAATTAAATTATTAATAGAAGTATTAAAATCACTCTTTTCTTCTATACCCTGTTTTAAGAATTTGTTTATACTTTCAATATACTTAATTGCTAAATCTATTTTCTTATTGCTTCCTTTTACATAGGCTCCTAAATTAATTAAATCCTCGGCATCTTTATAAGTAGCAAGTAAATCTCTCGCATAGGAAGCCGAAACTTTATGCTTCTCTTCTGCAATATTGGACATAAGTCTACTTATACTATTTAAAACATCAATAGCCGGATAATGGTTCTTGTGCGCTAAAGCTCTAGATAAAACAATGTGTCCATCTAAAATACCTCTAACAGCATCTGCAATTGGTTCATTAAAATCATCTCCATCAACCAAAACAGTGTAAAAAGCTGTTATAGATCCTTTATCCGATGTACCTGGTCTTTCCATAAGTTTAGGCAGCTTTGCAAACACAGAAGGAGTATATCCCTTTTGAGCTGGAGGTTCCCCTATTGCTAGTCCAATTTCTCTTTGAGCCATAGCAAATCTTGTTACAGAGTCCATCATAAGTATTACTTTTTTACCTTGATCCCTAAAATATTCCGCAATAGCTGTAGCTGTTAAGGCTCCTTTTATTCTAATTAGAGCTGGTTTATCAGAAGTTGCACAAACAACTACTGATTTTTTCATTCCTTCTGGCCCTAAATCTTTTTCTATAAACTCTAATACTTCCCTACCTCTTTCTCCAATTAGAGAAATAACATTCACATCTGCTTCTGCTTCTCTAGCAATCATCCCAAGAGTTGTACTTTTACCTACACCTGATCCCGCAAAAATACCAATTCTTTGTCCTTCTCCAACCGTTAAAAATCCATCTATTGCTCTTACACCAGTTGGAAGAATATCTTTAATTCTTTTTCTTTTCAAGGGATCTGGCGGCTGGTTTTCCAGGGGATATCCTACACCATCAATTATTTTTTCCTCAGTAAGAGGGTTACCTAGTCCATCTAATACTTTTCCTATAAGTTCATCAGAACATCTTACTTCAAGAGGCCTTCTTTCTGGAACAACTCTACACCCTGGTGATACACCAATAAGCTCCCCTAAAGGCATAAGTAGGACTGCATCTTCTCTAAAACCTACTACTTCACACTTGATAGGTTGATTATCTAAGTTATAAATTGTACAAAGTTCTCCAACAAAAGCCTTTACTCCTTGTACTTCTATTGTAAGTCCTATAACCTGCTTAACAGTCCCCTCCTGATATTTTGTGTAAACTTCTCCAACTCTTTTTTTTATTGAATCAAAATCTATATACATAATGCCTCACCTAAATTATTTAAATAATGCTTCTTCTAATTTTTCTAAAGCTATATCCATTCCTATAACTGCTTTTCCAGACTTCTTTTCAATAATAGCATTACCTTCTTCCATTAATGGATCCTCTAATATGAAAATCTCCCCTTTAATTGAATAAGCCTTTTTATAATATTCAATTTTATCTTCGATAGGCTTTATATGAAGCTTATTGCATCTAATTATAATATTTTCTTCATTTTTAGATTCATTTAGTATATCTTCTATTAATGGCATAATGCCTTCATCTTTTTTTAATTCTCTTCCAGCAATGGCTTTAGCCATTTCAAAGGCTAATTTAACTATTTCTTTTTCTTTTTCATTTATATATCTTTGATATTCAGCATTTGCTAAAGCTAATATTCTTTCAGCATTTTCAATCTTTTCTTTCACTTTATCTTTTGTTTCTTGTTTTACTCTTTCAATGCTTTCTTTATAGCCTTTATCAAATCCATCTTCATAACCATTTTGTTTTCCTTGAACATAGCCATTTTCATAAGCTTCTCTTTCTATTTCAACGGCATTACGTCTACTTTCCATTAAAATTGATTCAGCATCAGACTTTGCTTTTTTTATTATATCTGCTCCTAACTTTTCATAACTTGCCTTAATATCAATTTCAATTTCTTTTGATTTATCTACTTCTTCTTCTCTTTTTTTTCTCACATAATTTGTTTCAATTTGTTTATTATTACTAGCTACAGCAACCTTATTTTTAATAAGATTATAAGATAATTGCATCTTCGCCACCTCTTGAAATTATTATTTCCTGAGCATCATCCAATCTTCTAATAATTGAAACAATCTTTTGCTGAGCTTTTTCAACATCCATTAACCTAACAGGTCCTAAGAATTCCATATCTTCCTTAAGGGCAGCAGCAGCTCTCTTAGATTGATTTCTGAAAATTGCATTAGCAACTTCATCAGAACATCCTTTAAGAGCAAGGGCAAGTTCTTTACCATCAACCTCTCTAAGAACTCTTTGAATTGATATATCGTCAAGAGTAACAATATCTTCAAATACGAACATTGAGCTCTTAATTAAATCTGCTAATTCTGGATCTTCTCTTTCTAAACTTTCAGTAATATTCTTTTCTGTAGTTCTATCCACTTGATTTAAAATATCAACTAAAGATTCTACTCCTCCTAAAGAAGTCATTTCACTTCTTACTACGCTGCTTAGCTTACTTTCAAGTACCTTTTCTATTTCTTTAATAACCATTGGAGATGTATTGCTCATAGTTGCAATTCTATAGGCAACTTCACTTTGCGTTTCTTCTGGTAATTCTGCTAACACCTGTGCTGCTCTATCAGGTTGAAGATAACATAAGATTAAAGCTATAGTTTGAGGATGCTCGTACATAATTACATTTAATAATTGATGAGCATCAGCCTTTCTTGCAATTGCAAAAGGTCTATATTGTTGTGTTGCTTCAGTTATTTTTTCTAATATTTCTGAAGCTCTTTGTGTTCCTAAAGCTTTAGATAATAAAGTTCTGGCATACTCAATACCACCCTCAACTATATAATCCTGAGCCCTATTCATCTCCAAAAATTCATCTAATATTTCTGTTCTTTGTTCTGAAGTTACAGATGTTATATTAGCAATTTCATAGGTAATCTTTTGTATATCACTTTCAGGAAGCCTCTTTAAAATAGATGATGATGCTTCAGGTCCTAATGTTATAAATAATATGGCAGCTTTTTGTATTCCAGTTAATTTATTATTATCTCTTGCCATAACATCACCTACCTATCATTTTCATTTAACCAAGACTTTATAATTTCAGCTACTTGCTCTGGCTTTTCTGTAGCATATTTCTTTATTTCATTTTCTATGTGGGTTTTTGGACTAACAACATCAAGATCTAATTTTGGTAGTTCTTGTGTTTTTACTGCTGTATCATCTATGACTACATCTAAAAGATTTTTCTTTTCTTCTTCTTCATTGCTTCTTCTGGCTTTTCTTATTCTCATTATTATAGTTATAATTATTCCAATCAGTACAACTAAACCTAGTCCACCATATATCATTAATTTTTTCATTCTTTCCTGCTCTAATAATTCATTAATTGCATCAATATCATCTTGATTGTCTTCTTTACTTAAGGCGTCAAATTGCATTCCTGTAACAGTTATAGAATCTCCTCTTTCTTTATTAAGCCCTATTGCATTAGCTACTGCATTTTCAATAGCAGTTTGTACATTTTGATCTAAATTACCATCAACAAATACTGTCGCAGTTAATCTTTTTACTTCTCCTGGGGCACTTATAGTTTGAATTTCAGTTTTTCCAGTTTCATAATTAGTTGTAACTTCTTCTCTTGAGGATGTATTTTCACCTGAATTTCCATCTTCATCTATAGTATTTCCCATATTATTATCTATAGGACTCTCACTAATATTTCCTTCTGTAGAATTACTATTTTCCTTTATTGTTTGTTGACTTATTATAACCTTATTAGGATCAATAATTGTTTCAGTTTTTTGTTTTGAATCAAAATCTAAGTCAACATTAACTGAGGTTGTAACTTTATTTTTCCCAACAACAGGTTCTAATAACTTCTTAATTGAATCTTCTAATTCTTTTTCATACTTTTTCTCTAAATCAAAATGTGCTTGAATAGTCTCAGAACTTACCTCTATTCCCTCTGAAGTTTCTAGACCTTCAGTTAATAAATTCATATTACTATCTATAACTTGTACATTTTCTTCAGGAATATTTGAAGAACTTGCTGATACTAAAGCAACAATTGACTTAACTTGTTCTTTTGTTAAACTGTTTCCAGCTGCTAATTTTATGTAAACAGCTGCCTTACCTGGCACTTTATCTTCAACAAAAACAGAATCCTTTGCAGGGGTTATATGTACTCTAACTGTTTCTACTTGCGGAAAACTTTTTATAGTTTTTTCCAATTCTCCTTGATGAGCTCTTAATTGTTTTAAATTAAATTCTTCTTCTGTCATTCCAAAGGAACCACCGTTATCTAATAGTTCATATCCCACGCTTCCACCAGATAATTTAGGTGCTAATTCAAGCCTAAGCTTGTCTACTTCATTCCTTGGAACTAAAATACTTTGTCCCTCCACCTTCATATCTACACCTAAATCGGTTAATTGTGCCACAATATTCTGTGCATCAGTTGGATCTAGGTTAGAAAATAACACCTTGTACTTATTGGCAGAATTGTAAAAAAACAATGAAGCTATAGCTATTAATAAAGCAATAAGGGCAACTATTACTGCAATTCTTACACCTTTACTAAACGCTTTATATTTCTCCAATAGCTTATTGAACATTTCTTTAAGCTTATTCATCAATAGCACTCCTTACTCTTACAATTGCATGTTGGTTAACTCTTTTATCGCATCTACAACTTTATTTCTTACTTGTATTGCTAATTGAAGTGACATTTTAGCTTCTTCCATACTAAGAACCATTTCATGTACTTCTACATCACCACCTGCAATAAATTCATTAGTTATGTTGTCAGCTTCTATTTGCTTTTCATTTA from Clostridium isatidis harbors:
- the fliE gene encoding flagellar hook-basal body complex protein FliE, producing MIINKFVPSQEIFNNNINNLNEKINEGNNKSFESILKDNLDKLNEKQIEADNITNEFIAGGDVEVHEMVLSMEEAKMSLQLAIQVRNKVVDAIKELTNMQL
- the fliF gene encoding flagellar basal-body MS-ring/collar protein FliF, with the protein product MNKLKEMFNKLLEKYKAFSKGVRIAVIVALIALLIAIASLFFYNSANKYKVLFSNLDPTDAQNIVAQLTDLGVDMKVEGQSILVPRNEVDKLRLELAPKLSGGSVGYELLDNGGSFGMTEEEFNLKQLRAHQGELEKTIKSFPQVETVRVHITPAKDSVFVEDKVPGKAAVYIKLAAGNSLTKEQVKSIVALVSASSSNIPEENVQVIDSNMNLLTEGLETSEGIEVSSETIQAHFDLEKKYEKELEDSIKKLLEPVVGKNKVTTSVNVDLDFDSKQKTETIIDPNKVIISQQTIKENSNSTEGNISESPIDNNMGNTIDEDGNSGENTSSREEVTTNYETGKTEIQTISAPGEVKRLTATVFVDGNLDQNVQTAIENAVANAIGLNKERGDSITVTGMQFDALSKEDNQDDIDAINELLEQERMKKLMIYGGLGLVVLIGIIITIIMRIRKARRSNEEEEKKNLLDVVIDDTAVKTQELPKLDLDVVSPKTHIENEIKKYATEKPEQVAEIIKSWLNENDR
- the fliG gene encoding flagellar motor switch protein FliG; translated protein: MARDNNKLTGIQKAAILFITLGPEASSSILKRLPESDIQKITYEIANITSVTSEQRTEILDEFLEMNRAQDYIVEGGIEYARTLLSKALGTQRASEILEKITEATQQYRPFAIARKADAHQLLNVIMYEHPQTIALILCYLQPDRAAQVLAELPEETQSEVAYRIATMSNTSPMVIKEIEKVLESKLSSVVRSEMTSLGGVESLVDILNQVDRTTEKNITESLEREDPELADLIKSSMFVFEDIVTLDDISIQRVLREVDGKELALALKGCSDEVANAIFRNQSKRAAAALKEDMEFLGPVRLMDVEKAQQKIVSIIRRLDDAQEIIISRGGEDAIIL